From Pseudoalteromonas viridis, the proteins below share one genomic window:
- a CDS encoding DUF3466 family protein, with amino-acid sequence MKYSLMAASIIFGLSGAVSAAPYTLTELPTSDIGKMHYVTDANESGEAIGRVTGLYNLPVDISYIDFQDSSIVDYYDTYKRILENREETISFTLDDIENGDALTTDAEAHNFMLGYLSSGTQSASAEFQKISSVSGLEFTGTSVNLIDLFDVESPDYAGLTRSVSNAVTAIAADGTVAGWGSAPFKKITFTPEGESEAKTYFVRDWHARGIVISPGGKRVTLEPEFTEYGGYSIATDITLTDEGNYLVVGQASVGLPENSQTTITDNCDNKDEPEAVCIWRQGRGIYDLRAFQWTLDKDFNVIETKNLGIGLERKDDEDNPFYSSAFAINKAGVAVGKSRIRVDDSLKAYEEPGYYQNGQFFTLREHDVFDQAGNAVDINDSNVIAGYVGRQYQGSLFEVAGFYYDMSNKTFAELPSYFSGSDTYVRDINNAGYIVGQGEIEKNVSNPRNEAFMYKIGDEKLTNINDLLPCQSDEFPYVVAEAIRITDDNTIYAVATKTVKKLDSFGNPDKDSDGNEASESVTIPVVLTKTGSTELEQCVAPEAETYERQSASLSWLSLLALPLLWVRRRRQK; translated from the coding sequence ATGAAATATTCACTTATGGCCGCCAGCATTATCTTTGGCCTGTCTGGTGCGGTGAGTGCCGCGCCGTATACACTCACTGAATTACCAACCAGCGACATAGGCAAAATGCACTATGTGACGGATGCCAATGAGAGCGGTGAAGCCATCGGCCGCGTAACGGGACTGTATAATCTGCCTGTCGATATTAGTTATATCGATTTTCAAGACAGTTCGATTGTCGATTATTACGACACCTACAAAAGAATTTTAGAAAACAGAGAAGAAACCATCTCTTTTACCCTGGATGACATAGAGAATGGTGATGCGCTTACAACAGACGCAGAAGCACATAACTTTATGCTGGGTTACTTGTCATCTGGTACACAAAGTGCGAGTGCTGAGTTCCAAAAAATCAGTTCTGTGTCTGGGCTCGAATTCACCGGCACCAGTGTTAATCTGATTGACTTGTTCGATGTCGAGTCGCCAGACTATGCGGGCCTGACACGTTCCGTCAGCAATGCGGTGACCGCCATCGCGGCAGATGGCACTGTGGCTGGCTGGGGCTCTGCGCCTTTTAAAAAGATCACGTTTACGCCTGAAGGTGAAAGTGAGGCGAAAACCTATTTTGTTCGTGACTGGCATGCGCGTGGTATCGTAATTTCTCCGGGTGGCAAGCGTGTCACACTGGAGCCTGAGTTCACCGAATATGGTGGCTACAGCATCGCGACAGATATCACTCTGACCGATGAAGGCAACTATCTGGTGGTGGGCCAGGCATCAGTGGGTTTGCCAGAAAACAGCCAGACAACCATCACGGATAACTGCGACAATAAAGATGAACCGGAAGCCGTTTGTATTTGGCGCCAAGGCCGTGGTATTTATGATTTGCGGGCTTTCCAATGGACACTGGATAAAGATTTCAACGTAATTGAGACGAAAAACCTGGGAATAGGCCTGGAGCGCAAAGACGATGAGGATAATCCGTTCTACAGCTCGGCGTTTGCCATCAATAAGGCTGGGGTTGCTGTTGGTAAATCCAGGATCAGAGTTGACGATAGCCTGAAAGCCTATGAAGAGCCGGGCTATTACCAGAATGGCCAGTTTTTCACTTTGCGCGAGCACGATGTTTTTGATCAGGCCGGTAATGCGGTCGACATCAACGACAGTAATGTGATTGCAGGATATGTAGGCCGGCAATACCAGGGCTCTTTATTTGAAGTAGCCGGTTTTTACTACGATATGAGCAATAAAACGTTTGCAGAACTGCCTAGTTATTTCAGTGGCTCAGACACTTATGTCAGAGACATTAACAACGCCGGTTACATTGTCGGCCAGGGTGAAATAGAGAAAAACGTTTCTAACCCTCGCAACGAAGCCTTTATGTATAAGATTGGTGATGAAAAGCTGACTAACATCAATGATTTACTACCTTGCCAAAGCGATGAGTTCCCATATGTCGTCGCGGAAGCCATTCGTATTACAGACGATAATACGATTTACGCAGTAGCAACCAAAACGGTTAAGAAGTTAGATTCGTTTGGCAACCCGGACAAAGACTCCGATGGCAATGAAGCGTCAGAATCCGTGACGATACCAGTTGTATTGACAAAAACGGGCAGCACAGAGCTAGAGCAGTGTGTTGCACCGGAAGCTGAGACTTATGAACGTCAGTCTGCGTCGCTTAGCTGGTTGTCTTTACTTGCACTGCCGCTGCTGTGGGTACGCCGCAGACGTCAGAAATAA
- a CDS encoding MAPEG family protein, with translation MAEQLLPYQLTILVLGLSGALFLIQLAIVDIVAIKQKHPPGVAVAQDPDDWLFRCNRVFANSNETLGILVLVVLFALFSGADPLWLNALALVYLASRIGHMLCYYIGQKLLRSIAFGICYLSLFGIFTTGLSAWLK, from the coding sequence ATGGCGGAACAACTGTTGCCATATCAACTAACCATTTTGGTGCTCGGCCTGTCGGGCGCATTATTCTTAATCCAACTGGCAATTGTCGATATTGTCGCCATTAAGCAAAAACATCCACCAGGCGTGGCGGTTGCTCAGGATCCCGATGACTGGCTATTTCGTTGTAATCGGGTATTTGCCAATAGCAACGAAACGCTGGGGATCCTTGTGCTGGTCGTGCTCTTTGCGTTGTTTTCTGGCGCTGATCCTTTGTGGCTCAATGCACTTGCCCTGGTATACCTGGCATCCAGAATCGGACATATGTTGTGTTATTACATTGGCCAAAAATTATTGCGCAGTATTGCATTTGGTATCTGTTACCTGAGTCTGTTTGGGATATTCACCACCGGGTTATCAGCCTGGCTCAAATGA